In bacterium, the genomic stretch GGTGGCGATCGGCACCAACTTCGAGGCTTCGGTGCTGGTGGCCATGCACTGCAAGCACCTCGGCGTGCCCAAGGTGATCGCCAAGGCGGTCAACGACATGCAGGAGTCGGTGCTGCGCCAGGTGGGGGCCGACATGGTCATCAAGCCCGAGGAGGACATGGGCCTGCGGCTGGCCGAGCACCTGCTCACCGACTCGGTGGTCGACTTCGTGGAACTGCCCGACGGCTACTCCCTGCGCCGCATCACCGTGCCGGAGGAATGGGACGGCAAGTCCCTGGCCGAACTCAACCTGCTCGGGGGCAAGCGCCTGAACCTGGTGCAGATCCACCGCAACGAGGGACCGGCCGAGTCCGGCCACGAACCCCGCGTGACCAAGGTGCCCCTGCCGGGCGGCGGCGAGGTGCTGCGCGCGGGCGACGCCATCGACGTCATCGGGCCCGACCGGGAGCTCGCCAAGTACGAATGACCCGAATGAGGACTTGACGCAGCGGCGGAAAAAGAAAAAAATTCTTGAGTTCGGGAGGGGGAGATGCCTAATCTGAACCCGCACAGCGAATCCGTACGGTTGGTTGAGGTCAGGGATCCGATCCAGCCGTCTTTTGTTTGCCGCGAAGTCCCGAATCACCGCATCAGGCTGGTGACGGTCTGAGTCCATCAAAGGAGTGAAACCATGACCGATCGCAAGATCAAGAACGGTGTCCTGCTTCTCGTGCTGGTGGCCCTGGTGGCCCTGGCCGGTTGCTCCTGCAAGGAGTACGAAGAGCAGATCATGCAGCTGGACGCCCAGATCGCCGAACTGCAGCAGGACCTGTCCGACCGCGACGCCGTGATCAGCGAGCGCGAGCGGGTGGCCGAGGATCTGCGGGCCAACCTGGCCGAGTGCAAGGACGAGAACGCCGTCCTGGTCGAGGAGCTCGAAGAGGTCGTCATGATCTCCGTGCCCGACCAGCTGAGCTTCTCGGCCAGCCAGGTCATCGTGCTCGACACCATGGTGCCGACGCTCGAGGCCATCGCCGCCACCGTGCGCCAGCACGAGAACTGGGACGTGTTCGTCGAGGGCTTCACGGACAACAAGAAGATCCTCGAGGAGTACCAGGAGCAGTACCCGTCGAACTGGGAGCTGGGCGCCTTCCGCTCGGCCGCCGTCGTGCGCTACATGACGAACAACCTGAACCTGCCGGCGGAGCGCTTCGCCGTGGTGAGCTACGGTCCGTACCGTCCGGTGGCGAGCAACGACACCGCCGAGGGCCGTTCGGCGAACCGCATGGTCCGCATCGTCCTGCACAAGGTCGAGCACTAGTCGCCGCGGCCGCCGGCCGCCCGACGACCCCGCCGCGCCCCGGACCCCGGTCCGGGGCGCGGCGTCTTTTTGCACGGGGATCGGTGGGGAATCAGCCGGCCAGGGCGGCCAGGGCGGCCAGGGCGTGGTCGACGTGGGCCGGCGTGTTGAAGGGGCCGAAGGCGAAGCGGACCGTGCCCTGCGGAGCCGTGCCGAGGGCCGCGTGGG encodes the following:
- a CDS encoding TrkA family potassium uptake protein, whose translation is MNKIAVIGLGRFGSTVAVALARKGVEVLAVDRRSPLFEAVADDVAVAVGFDATDIANLKAYDVGTMDAVVVAIGTNFEASVLVAMHCKHLGVPKVIAKAVNDMQESVLRQVGADMVIKPEEDMGLRLAEHLLTDSVVDFVELPDGYSLRRITVPEEWDGKSLAELNLLGGKRLNLVQIHRNEGPAESGHEPRVTKVPLPGGGEVLRAGDAIDVIGPDRELAKYE
- a CDS encoding OmpA family protein, with the translated sequence MTDRKIKNGVLLLVLVALVALAGCSCKEYEEQIMQLDAQIAELQQDLSDRDAVISERERVAEDLRANLAECKDENAVLVEELEEVVMISVPDQLSFSASQVIVLDTMVPTLEAIAATVRQHENWDVFVEGFTDNKKILEEYQEQYPSNWELGAFRSAAVVRYMTNNLNLPAERFAVVSYGPYRPVASNDTAEGRSANRMVRIVLHKVEH